The following proteins come from a genomic window of Chryseobacterium glaciei:
- a CDS encoding glycosyltransferase, producing the protein MKSYYASFDAFPTSKGASTHISHSLQALSEIADKVDVYCLKGNSAIDLELAENVEIHPFYYEDESQNYLERAQLFSEKVYSCTKLSDEKGIGQFRDIWSGLGMIKQTHLKTIFEVNALTSIELPVRFPLLTPSLITEIQNIELTCLEACDHIVTPSAVTKKYLTEKFSIDKDKISVIPNGAEAFPKSEKPVDLPVDYIVYFGALQPWQGLDVLLKSFQYLKDYQNLKLIICSSVKEKVTKPYHKLIENLGIQDQVIFRYELGKESLYTIIQHAKASIAPLKFGDRNVVQGCCPIKILESMACKTPIVVAELPVTQELLTEDDAYFFWPEDELDLSRCIRFVLDNPEMTNLKAQNAFNRFQKQFTWNHHNEKLQKVYQNLM; encoded by the coding sequence TTCCCTACCAGCAAAGGTGCATCTACTCACATCAGCCACAGTTTGCAGGCCCTTTCCGAAATTGCTGATAAAGTAGATGTGTACTGTCTGAAAGGTAATTCTGCCATAGATCTCGAACTAGCAGAAAATGTGGAAATCCATCCGTTTTATTATGAGGATGAGTCTCAAAATTATCTGGAAAGAGCCCAGCTTTTTTCTGAAAAAGTCTACAGTTGTACGAAACTTTCCGATGAAAAAGGAATTGGACAGTTTCGCGATATCTGGAGCGGATTAGGAATGATAAAACAAACTCATCTCAAAACGATTTTTGAAGTCAATGCGTTGACATCCATAGAATTGCCGGTAAGATTCCCTCTCTTAACACCCTCTCTCATTACTGAAATCCAGAATATTGAATTGACTTGCCTTGAAGCTTGTGATCATATCGTAACACCGTCTGCAGTCACAAAAAAATATTTGACAGAAAAGTTTTCGATTGACAAGGACAAAATCTCTGTTATCCCAAACGGTGCGGAAGCATTTCCAAAAAGTGAAAAACCTGTTGACCTTCCTGTAGATTATATCGTTTATTTCGGAGCGTTGCAACCTTGGCAAGGATTGGATGTTCTGCTGAAATCTTTCCAGTATTTGAAAGATTATCAAAATTTGAAATTAATCATTTGCTCTTCCGTTAAAGAAAAAGTGACAAAACCTTATCATAAATTAATTGAAAATCTAGGAATCCAAGATCAGGTCATTTTCAGATATGAATTAGGTAAGGAATCGCTCTACACCATCATCCAGCACGCAAAAGCGTCCATTGCACCGTTAAAATTTGGAGATCGTAATGTGGTGCAAGGCTGTTGCCCTATCAAAATTTTAGAATCTATGGCCTGTAAAACGCCAATTGTTGTCGCAGAATTGCCCGTAACCCAAGAGTTGCTGACGGAAGACGATGCCTACTTTTTCTGGCCGGAAGATGAACTGGATCTCAGCCGATGCATCCGTTTTGTTTTGGATAATCCAGAAATGACCAATCTAAAAGCGCAGAATGCATTCAACAGGTTCCAAAAGCAATTTACATGGAATCATCACAATGAAAAATTACAAAAAGTATATCAAAATTTAATGTAA